The Pangasianodon hypophthalmus isolate fPanHyp1 chromosome 14, fPanHyp1.pri, whole genome shotgun sequence nucleotide sequence TTGAGAGGAATCAATCCAatacaaatccataaattaaggtgaataaacattaataaagtaaacaaataaagtcTCAAATAGGGTCGTCAccgaaaaataaaaataaataaataaataaaatctaaaaaataatactaaataatcCCAAAGGTTTGCAGCATTAATCAAGTATCTAAGgaagttgttattttttattccttatttttatGAGACACTAATAGAATTTTAACGAATAATTTCTGGATCGCCTACTaaattattcaataaaaataataataataataataataataataataataataataataactagctGGGGACTAGTTTGACATCCACATCACGTCACTTGCTGTTAACAAAGGTTTTAAACTGGATTACTTTGGATTTTTGAGGAACCAAGCATAACAACCCCACCAATgatcataaataaaatagtccAAATAGAATGAAGAAGTGAGGCCGAGAGGTCCTCACTGTACCATGTAGCGTGATGATGCATTTGATTAGATTCACTACATTCTGGATTTTTTAACACGCATGCGCTGTAGTAGGTTTTGATAACGTAATTAAGCTTGGATCACGCATGTGCAAATTTATTTTGACAGGAAAGTGGCAGAAAAATGATGGATTGATTGACGGCAGAGACAGTATTTCAGTAAATAATTCATCAgtgtttagggttagggtaagaACATCTAGTATGTAGTGTATCTAAACCAATACGTTGTACGTCATTTTTCTATTTGtgctttgtatattttttagaaaattctTACTGCATGCactaaatgtttgttttgggggtacAGTAGCTATAAGTAAAGAAAGAGGAGTGGAGTCTCAGTTTTTTCTGACCATGTCACATTCTCTAGCAAGTTGGTTAAGTATTTTTTCGCCAATTTTTCCCTTATTCTGTGTTGGCCAATTCCAACCCACCAGCTAGCTCGCCCCATCACATTAGCCGAGAATGTTGACTGTTAACGCATGCTTTCTctaagacacatgaagccagccaattgcatcttttcaaactgtctttttgtgtgtgtgtgtgtgtgtgtgtgtgtacttgagctcacagatgcccatgattggttaaTGTCTCTGTGCTAAAGTAGAAATCTAAATAGtggaacatactgtacataagtCTTGTGTGGTTGAGAATTAGATTGTAGCTTATAAACTGGGTTTCATGAAaagtcataaataaaatgtccctTCATCATAATAATTGACACCCTGAGGTATCTCATCTCGTTGAGACATTCCAGAACAGCCTCCGCAGAAACagctaaaaatataaaaacccAAAAAGTACAGTCTGAACTGTGGTGTAGTGGCATTCTCAAGTCTTATATTTTCTGGAGAGTCTAAGTATTAATATTACACTACAGCTGAGATTCTCACTGTCTACACACTACTCATAATAAAAGTATGTGAAGTAGGCCATTTGAGATGAAGCCCAAGAAAATAAGTGAGGAAAGTGGAAGATAAACAGGCCAGATGCACAGAGCATGATTTGTCAGCAGGGATGGAATCAGACTGGCCATTAGAATTTTATTCCTACAACTGTGTATCCCATGATAAGGTCAGCAGGGAACATGGATGGATATAAAACGAGATTAATACATGGGCTGACAGCATCATCTAACAACCTGAAGGAGGTATGAAGACTGAAAACTCCATGTGTATAGACAGTATGAAGAGTTGAAAGTCCTCACTAAATGAAAGAAATCTTTTACTGCTTGAATGTCTTCAGCTGCAGAATGTACACTAAAATTATGAACTAGTTTGGAGAGGTAAAATTTatagtgaagtgttttattgacAAAGCTTTTTTCTAAGTGATACGCATTTTAATATCACcacttaaatgtttattttgataTAGTCCATTTTCACTTAGaataaaaattatacaaatcatttgttaattaatttctaTTTGAAGAACTGCTTTGTGAATTGACTAAAGCTGAATGAGCTGGTGATGTTGTTAAGCACAGTTgagtttagtaaaaaaaaaatttctgtgCATTAGGCTACATCACCCCTGTCCTTCCATCTGACATCTGACCATCAAAGCATCATGCCTGAAGAAAACATTAGCTATGTGAAGAATTTTGTCATTCTAGGTTTTCCTGGACTTCCCCCTAATTACTATGGCCTTGCTtcagtggttatgttttgtgtttatgtatgcACCTTAATGGGAAATGggatattttttgcattatttgtaagagaaaaaagtcttaaaaaacCTATGTATTATATCATGTTAAATCTTGCTGCATCAGATGTATTGTTTAGCACCACAACCTTACCCAAGATTATTGCTCGATATTGGTTTGGTGATGGCTCCATTTCATTCGCAGGCTGCTTTATTCAGATGCAATTTGTGCACTATTTTGCTTCAGTTAATGCATTGGTGCTAGCAGTCATGGCCTTTGATAGATATGTGGCAGTCTGTAATCCACTCAGATATGCTAATATTGTCAAAGAATCCACTATCTTGGGTTTATGTGTTGTATCCTGGCTGTTACCTGAGGCCTCTGTCTTACTTGTAGTAATCAATGCAACCTCCTTTCCTTATTGTGCTTCCAACATAATCATCCAATGCTACTGTGACTATGTGGCTGTCACAAAGCTTTCATGCAATGACAGAACACCCTATGCATTATCAGCTTTACTTTCAGCTATGATTATGCTGCTCATACCACTAGCATTTATTTTGTTCTCTTATGGCTCTATTATTGTGACAGTGTTTCGAACTTCATCCACACGTGGACAGCTAAAAACTCTCTCCACATGCAGTTCACAGCTTATAATTATCACCCTCTATTTTTTACCAAGGTGTTCCAATTATATATATTCCTTTTTACACATCCAATTCAGTGCTGACATACAGATACTTGTTATTATGTTGTACAGCCTGCTGCCCCCTATGATCAATCCACTCATCTACTGTTTAAAGACAAAAGAAGCTAAAGAATGCTTAAAGAAGCATTTAAACAGGTCATCATTTGttcaagttttaaaaatacaggtCCAGGTTTCTACTCTATCTAAgtgatttattaaacacatgtaTAATGCTAAATATTTTGTAAGAATTGTTCTGACAGAAATGTGACATTTCACTATGAGCTGTTCTTGTTGCAAGTTTTTGTGGCTTGGATTTTTGGAATATACATTCGAGACATCATAGTGTTTCAGTTTTAAACTTCagttttatatatggattatgctgtcaagtttcaagcttatttatttaaattacattcacaaatataatccaaaaaaaattgtgaaactCTGTCAATGTTTTGAGATAAATCAATccaacacaaatccataaatgaaggcgaataaacattaataaattagacAAATAAAGTCTCAAATAGGGTcgtcactgaaaaataaaaataaataaataaataaaatctaaaaaataatactaaataatcCCAAAGGTTTGCAGCATTAATCAAGTATCTAAGgaagttgttattttttattccttatttttatGAGACACTAATAGAATTTTAACGAATAATTTCTGGATTGCCTACTaaattattcaataaaaaaaaataaataaataataataataataataatagtaataataataataataataataataataataataataataataataataataactagctGGGGACTagtttggcatccacatcacgTCACTTGCTGTTAACAAAGGTTTTAAACTGGATTACTTTGGATTTTTGAGGAACCAAGCATAACAACCCCACCAATggtcataaataaaatagtccAAATAGAATGAAGAAGTGAGGCCGAGAGGTCCTCACTGTACCCTGTAGCGCAATGATGCATTTGATTAGATTCACTACATTCTGGATTTTTTAACACGCATGCACTGTAATAGGTTTTGATAACGTAATTAAGCTTGGATCACGCATGCACAAATTTATTTTGACAGGAAAGTGGCAGAAAAATGATGGATTGATTGACGGCAGAGACAGTAGTTCAGTAAATAATTCATCAgtgtttagggttagggtaagaACATCTAGTATGTAGTGTATCTAAACCAATACGTTGTACGTCATTTTTCTATTTGtgctttgtatattttttagaaaattctTACTGCATGCactaaatgtttgttttgggggtacAGTAGCTATAAGTAAAGAAAGAGGAGTGGAGTCTCAGTTTTTTCTGACCATGTCACATTCTCTAGCAAGTTGGTTAAGTATTTTTTCGCCAATTTTTCCCTTATTCTGTGTTGGCCAATTCCAACCCACCAGATAGCTCGCCCCATCACATTAGCCGAGAATGTTGACTGTTAACGCATGCTTTCTctaagacacatgaagccagccaattgcatcttttcaaactgtctttttgtgtgtgtgtgtgtgtgtgtgtgtgtgtgtgtgtgtgtgtacttgagctcacagatgcccgtGATTGGTTAATGTCTCTGTGCTAAAGTAGAAATCTAAATAGtggaacatactgtacataagtCTTGTGTGGTTGAGAATTAGATTGTAGCTTATAAACTGGGTTTCATGAAaagtcataaataaaatgtccctTCATCATAATAATTGACACCCTGAGGTATCTCATCTCGTTGAGACATTCCAGAACAGCCTCCGCAGAAACagctaaaaatataaaaacccAAAAAGTACAGTCTAAACTGTGGTGTAGTGGCATTCTCAAGTCTTATATTTTCTGGAGAGTCTAAGTATTAATATTACACTACAGCTGAGATTCTCACTGTCTACACACTACTCATAATAAAAGTATGTGAAGTAGGCCATTTGAGATGAAGCCCAAGAAAATAAGTGAGGAAAGTGGAAGATAAACAGGCCAGATGCACAGAGCATGATTTGTCAGCAGGGATGGAATCAGACTGGCCATTAGAATTTTATTCCTACAACTGTGTATCCCATGATAAGGTCAGCAGGGAACATGGATGGATATAAAACGAGTTTAATACATGGGCTGACAGCATCATCTAACAACCTGAAGGAGGTATGAAGACTGAAAACTCCATGTGTATAGACAGTATGAAGAGTTGAAAGTCCTCACTAAATGAAAGAAATCTTTTACTGCTTGAATGTCTTCAGCTGCAGAATGTACACTAAAATTATGAACTAGTTTGGAGAGGTAAAATTTatagtgaagtgttttattgacAAAGCTTATTTCTAACtgatatgcattttaatatcaccacttaaatgtttattttgataTAGTCCATTTTCACTTAGaataaaaattatacaaatcatttgttaattaatttctaTTTGAAGAACTGCTTTGTGAATTGTCTAAAGCTGAATGAGCTGGTGATGTTGTTAAGCTCAGTTgagtttagtaaaaaaaaaatttctgtgCACTAGGCTACATCACCTCTGTCCTTCCATCTGACATCTGACCATCAAAGCATCATGCCTGAAGAAAACATTACCTATGTGAAGAATTTTGTCATTCTAGGTTTTCCTGGACTTCCCCCTAATTATTATGGCCTAGCTtcagtggttatgttttgtgtttatgtatgcACCTTAATGGGAAATGggatattttttgcattatttgtaagagaaaaaagtcttaaaaaacCTATGTATTATATCATGTTAAATCTTGCTGCATCAGATGTATTGTTTAGCACCACAACCTTACCCAAGATTATTGCTCGATATTGGTTTGGTGATGGCTCCATTTCATTCGCAGGCTGCTTTATTCAGATGCAATTTGTGCACTATTTTACTTCAGTTAATGCATTGGTGCTAGCAGTCATGGCCTTCGATAGATATGTGGCAGTCTGTAATCCACTCAGATATGCTAATATTGTCAAAGAATCCACTATCTTGGGTTTATGTGTTGTATCCTGGCTGTTACCTGAGGCCTCTGTCTTACTTGCAGTAATCAATGCAACCTCCTTTCCTTATTGTGCTTCCAACATAATCATCCAATGCTACTGTGACTATGTGGCTGTCACAAAGCTTTCATGCAATGACAGAACACCCTATGCATTATCAGCTTTACTTTCAGCTATGATTATGCTGCTCATACCACTAGCATTTATTTTGTTCTCTTATGGCTCTATTATTGTGACAGTGTTTCGAACTTCATCCACACGTGGACGGCTAAAAACTCTCTCCACATGCAGTTCACAGCTTATAATTATCACCCTCTATTTTTTACCAAGGTGTTCCAATTATATATATTCCTTTTTACACATCCAATTCAGTGCTGACATACAGATACTTGTTATTATGTTGTACAGCCTGCTGCCCCCTATGATCAATCCACTCATCTACTGTTTAAAGACAAAAGAAGCTAAAGAATGCTTAAAGAAGCATTTAAACAGGTCATCATTTGttcaagttttaaaaatacaggtCCAGGTTTCTACTCTATCTAAgtgatttattaaacacatgtaTAATGCTAAATATTTTGTAAGAATTGTTCTGACAGAAGTGTGACATTTCACTATGAGCTGTTCTTGTTGCAAGCTTTTGTGGCTTGGATTTTTGGAATATACATTCGAGACATCATAGTGTTTCAGTTTTAAACTTCAGTTTTATATCtggattatgctgtcaagtttcaagcttatttatttaaattacattcacaaatataatccaaaaaaaattgtgaaactCTGTCAATGTTTTGAGATAAATCAATccaacacaaatccataaatgaaggcgaataaacattaataaattagacAAATAAAGTCTCAAATAGGGTCGTCAccgaaaaataaaaataaataaataaataaaatctaaaaaataatactaaataatcCCAAAGGTTTGCAGCATTAATCAAGTATCTAAGgaagttgttattttttattccttatttttatGAGACACTAATAGAATTTTAACGAATAATTTCTGGATCGCCTACTaaattattcaataaaaataataataataataataataataataactagctGGGGACTagtttggcatccacatcacgTCACTTGCTGTTAACAAAGGTTTTAAACTGGATTACTTTGGATTTTTGAGGAACCAAGCATAACAACCCCACCAATggtcataaataaaatagtccAAATAGAATGAAGAAGTGAGGCCGAGAGGTCCTCACTGTACCATGTAGCGTGATGATGCATTTGATTAGATTCACTACATTCTGGATTTTTTAACACGCATGCGCTGTAGTAGGTTTTGATAACGTAATTAAGCTTGGATCACGCATGCGCAAATTTATTTTGACAGGAAAGTGGCAGAAAAATGATGGATTGATTGACAGCAGAGACAGTATTTTAGTAAATAATTCATCAgtgtttagggttagggtaagaGCATCTAGTATGTAGTGTATCTAAACCAATACGTTGTACGTCATTTTTCTATTTGtgctttgtatattttttagaaaattctTACTGCATGCactaaatgtttgttttgggggtacAGTAGCTATAAGTAAAGAAAGAGGAGTGGAGTCTCAGTTTTTTCTGACCATGTCACATTCTCTAGCAAGTTGGTTAAGTATTTTTTCGCCAATTTTTCCCTTATTCTGTGTTGGCCAATTCCAACCCACCAGCTAGCTCGCCCCATCACATTAGCCGAGAATGTTGACTGTTAACGCATGCTTTCTctaagacacatgaagccagccaattgcatcttttcaaactgtctttttgtgtgtgtgtgtgtgtgtgtgtgtgtgtgtgtgtgtgtgtgtacttgagctcacagatgcccgtGATTGGTTAATGTCTCTGTGCTAAAGTAGAAATCTAAATAGtggaacatactgtacataagtCTTGTGTGGTTGAGAATTAGATTGTAGCTTATAAACTGGGTTTCATGAAaagtcataaataaaatgtccctTCATCATAATAATTGACACCCTGAGGTATCTCATCTCGTTGAGACATTCCAGAACAGCCTCCGCAGAAACagctaaaaatataaaaacccAAAAAGTACAGTCTAAACTGTGGTGTAGTGGCATTCTCAAGTCTTATATTTTCTGGAGAGTCTAAGTATTAATATTACACTACAGCTGAGATTCTCACTGTCTACACACTACTCATAATAAAAGTATGTGAAGTAGGCCATTTGAGATGAAGCCCAAGAAAATAAGTGAGGAAAGTGGAAGATAAACAGGCCAGATGCACAGAGCATGATTTGTCAGCAGGGATGGAATCAGACTGGCCATTAGAATTTTATTCCTACAACTGTGTATCCCATGATAAGGTCAGCAGGGAACATGGATGGATATAAAACGAGATTAATACATGGGCTGACAGCATCATCTAACAACCTGAAGGAGGTATGAAGACTGAAAACTCCATGTGTATAGACAGTATGAAGAGTTGAAAGTACtcactaaatgaaaaaaatcttttactgCTTGAATGTCCTCAGCTGCAGAATGTACACTAAAATTGTGAACTAGTTTGGAGAGGTAAAATTTATAGTGAAGTGCTTTATTGACAAAGGTTATTTCTAACtgatatgcattttaatatcaccactgaaatgtttattttgataTAGTCCATTTTCACTTAGaataaaaattatacaaatcatttgttaattaatttctaTTTGAAGAACTGCTTTGTGAATTGACTAAAGCTGAATGAGTTGTTGATTTTGTTAAGCTCATTTGAGTTTAGTAAAATGTTTCTGTGCATTAGGCTACATCACCCCTGTCCTTCCATCTGACATCTGACCTTCAAAGCATCATGCCTGAAGAAAACATTACCTATGTGAAGAATTTTGTCATTCTAGGTTTTCCTGGACTTCCCCCTAATTACTATGGCCTTGCTtcagtggttatgttttgtgtttatgtatgcACCTTAATGGGAAATGGgatatattttgcattatttgtaagagaaaaaagtcttaaaaaacCTATGTATTATATCATGTTAAATCTTGCTGCATCAGATGTATTGTTTAGCACCACAACTTTACCCAAAATTATTGCTAGATATTGGTTTGGTGATGGCTCCATTTCATTCGCAGGCTGCTTTATTCAGATGCAATTTGTGCACTATTTTACTTCAGTTAATGCATTGGTGCTAGCAGTCATGGCCTTCGATAGATATGTGGCAGTCTGTAATCCACTCTGATATGCTAATATTGTCAAAGAATCCACTATCTTGGGTTTATGTGTTGTATCCTGGCTGTTACCTGAGGCCTCTGTCTTACTTGCAGTAATCAATGCAACCTCCTTTCCTTATTGTGCTTCCAACATAATCATCCAATGCTACTGTGACTATGTGGCTGTCACAAAGCTTTCATGCAATGACAGAACACCCTATGCATTATCAGCTTTACTTTCAGCTATGATTATGCTGCTCATACCGCTAGCATTTATTTTGTTCTCTTATGGCTCTATTATTGTGACAGTGTTTCGAACTTCATCCACACGTGGACGGCTAAAAACTCTCTCCACATGCAGTTCTCAGCTTATAATTATCACCCTCTATTTTTTACCAAGGTGTTCCAATAATATATATTCCTTTTTACACATCCAGTTCAGTGCTGATGTACAAATACTTGTTATTATGTTGTACAGCCTGCTACCCCCTATGATCAATCCACTCATCTACTGTTTAAAGACAAAAGAAGCTAAAGAATGCTTAAAGAAGCATTTAAACAGGTCATCATTTGttcaagttttaaaaata carries:
- the LOC117599060 gene encoding olfactory receptor 2AT4-like — protein: MPEENISYVKNFVILGFPGLPPNYYGLASVVMFCVYVCTLMGNGIFFALFVREKSLKKPMYYIMLNLAASDVLFSTTTLPKIIARYWFGDGSISFAGCFIQMQFVHYFASVNALVLAVMAFDRYVAVCNPLRYANIVKESTILGLCVVSWLLPEASVLLVVINATSFPYCASNIIIQCYCDYVAVTKLSCNDRTPYALSALLSAMIMLLIPLAFILFSYGSIIVTVFRTSSTRGQLKTLSTCSSQLIIITLYFLPRCSNYIYSFLHIQFSADIQILVIMLYSLLPPMINPLIYCLKTKEAKECLKKHLNRSSFVQVLKIQVQVSTLSK
- the LOC117599061 gene encoding olfactory receptor 2AT4-like, with product MPEENITYVKNFVILGFPGLPPNYYGLASVVMFCVYVCTLMGNGIFFALFVREKSLKKPMYYIMLNLAASDVLFSTTTLPKIIARYWFGDGSISFAGCFIQMQFVHYFTSVNALVLAVMAFDRYVAVCNPLRYANIVKESTILGLCVVSWLLPEASVLLAVINATSFPYCASNIIIQCYCDYVAVTKLSCNDRTPYALSALLSAMIMLLIPLAFILFSYGSIIVTVFRTSSTRGRLKTLSTCSSQLIIITLYFLPRCSNYIYSFLHIQFSADIQILVIMLYSLLPPMINPLIYCLKTKEAKECLKKHLNRSSFVQVLKIQVQVSTLSK